In Maridesulfovibrio sp., the following proteins share a genomic window:
- a CDS encoding cytochrome c family protein encodes MAGYGITDSAVYVGSEVCKECHEVEYQNYKKFSKKAHSSKSVKIMASDLDDDELKECFACHATGYGKPGGFISFEQTPELADAGCEVCHGPGSLHAQDGDPELIKRKMSIEECEVCHNAERVNNFNYKPLIFGGAH; translated from the coding sequence ATGGCTGGATACGGGATAACCGATTCAGCCGTGTATGTAGGCTCGGAAGTATGTAAAGAATGTCATGAGGTTGAGTATCAAAATTACAAGAAATTTTCTAAAAAAGCACATTCGAGTAAGAGCGTTAAGATAATGGCCTCTGATTTGGATGATGATGAGTTGAAAGAATGTTTTGCCTGCCACGCGACCGGATACGGTAAGCCTGGTGGTTTTATTTCTTTTGAACAGACGCCGGAGCTCGCGGATGCCGGTTGCGAGGTCTGCCACGGCCCCGGCTCGTTGCATGCTCAAGACGGAGATCCTGAATTGATCAAACGCAAAATGAGCATCGAAGAATGCGAGGTCTGCCATAATGCGGAAAGGGTAAACAACTTCAATTACAAACCGTTGATCTTCGGCGGAGCCCACTAG